Part of the Listeria innocua genome is shown below.
AGGGCAGATAGCACGTACATAACGACTACAATTCCAATCATCAGTGGTACAAGTACAGGTCTAACTTGGAACATATCTGTATTGAAGTAAGCAAGTACAACGAAAATTACTAAAGCTGGTACAGTAATAAACCAAACACGTTTCGCCATACGACGAGCACGATCTTGAATATCTTCTTCTGTACGTAAAGTAATAAATAGTAACCCGTGAAGTAGGCACATAAGCGTAATCGTCACGCCACCCCATACGGAGAATACGGTAATGTAATCAAAGAAACCAGCATACATATCCATATCACTATTAATCGGCATACCTTGAATCAAACTAGCAAATAATACACCAAATAGGAATGGCGGTAAAATACTACCGAAGAAAATAACCCAATCCCACGTTTTTATCCAAAGCGGTGAATCTTTTTGACCACGGAATTCAAAAGAAACCCCGCGACCAATTAAAGCAAGTAATAAGAATACTAGTGGAATATAATACCCACTAAACATTGTTGCATACCAGTTTGGGAAAGCCGCGAAAATCGCGCCCCCTGCAGTTAATAGCCATACTTCATTTGCATCCCAGAACGGTCCAATCGTATTAACGAGTACGCGCCGTTCCAGTGCATTTCTAGCCATAAATCGTGTAGACATCCCAACACCAAAGTCAAAACCTTCAAGGAAGAAGAATCCAATGAATAAGATGGCGATTAATAGAAACCATAACTCATTTAGTGACAAAGCTTTCATCCCCCTTATCAAATGGATCTACGGAAATCTCTGCTTTTTCTGGTTTGTGTCCGTCTGGTCCTTTTTTAATTTCACGTATAAACAAGTAAACCAATAGAA
Proteins encoded:
- the cydB gene encoding cytochrome d ubiquinol oxidase subunit II; the encoded protein is MSLNELWFLLIAILFIGFFFLEGFDFGVGMSTRFMARNALERRVLVNTIGPFWDANEVWLLTAGGAIFAAFPNWYATMFSGYYIPLVFLLLALIGRGVSFEFRGQKDSPLWIKTWDWVIFFGSILPPFLFGVLFASLIQGMPINSDMDMYAGFFDYITVFSVWGGVTITLMCLLHGLLFITLRTEEDIQDRARRMAKRVWFITVPALVIFVVLAYFNTDMFQVRPVLVPLMIGIVVVMYVLSALFIWKDRDILAFTFGGLGIVFTIATIFVSLFPRVMISSINSAFDLTIENAASGQYSLSVMTIVAVTLLPFVLGYQIWSYYVFRKRVSSKEKMTY